The following proteins come from a genomic window of Deltaproteobacteria bacterium:
- the atpG gene encoding ATP synthase F1 subunit gamma encodes MATLKVIRKRIGSVKNTQQITKAMKMVSAAKLRRAQESAVQARPYAEKMTELLKNVSARVSSEAHVLLTAREEKKIDLVLFTSDRGLCGGYNTNMIRAAESFMREHSGAKEISLTLVGRKGADYYRRRGAKIADRYIDILYKPADELAAQIAEKLIARFIGGETDAVYILYSRFRSALSQIPTLQKLLPVALAETSDVEAQQQTEYLYEPGVEQLLASLLPRITDVAVQRALLEATASEHGARMTAMESATGNAAKMIGALTLQMNRARQASITRELLEIVGTAEALK; translated from the coding sequence ATGGCAACACTGAAAGTCATACGTAAGCGGATCGGCTCGGTTAAGAATACCCAGCAGATCACCAAGGCCATGAAAATGGTCTCGGCTGCCAAGCTGCGCCGGGCCCAGGAATCGGCGGTGCAGGCGCGCCCCTATGCCGAGAAGATGACCGAGCTGTTGAAGAACGTCTCGGCGCGGGTTTCTAGCGAGGCCCATGTGTTGCTCACCGCCCGCGAAGAAAAAAAGATCGATCTGGTGCTGTTTACTTCAGACCGCGGTTTGTGCGGCGGTTACAACACCAACATGATCCGCGCCGCGGAAAGCTTCATGCGTGAGCATTCCGGCGCCAAGGAAATCTCCTTGACATTGGTCGGCCGCAAGGGGGCGGATTATTATCGCCGGCGCGGCGCCAAGATCGCCGATCGTTACATCGATATTCTCTACAAACCGGCCGATGAGTTGGCGGCGCAGATCGCCGAGAAACTGATTGCCCGCTTCATCGGCGGCGAGACCGACGCGGTTTATATTCTCTACAGCCGCTTTCGTTCGGCGCTGTCGCAGATCCCGACATTGCAAAAATTATTGCCCGTGGCGTTGGCGGAAACTAGCGACGTGGAAGCGCAGCAACAGACCGAATATTTATACGAGCCGGGCGTCGAGCAACTGCTGGCGAGCCTGCTGCCGCGGATTACCGACGTGGCGGTGCAGCGGGCGTTACTTGAAGCCACCGCCAGCGAACATGGCGCGCGCATGACCGCCATGGAATCGGCCACCGGCAACGCGGCGAAGATGATCGGCGCACTGACTTTGCAGATGAAC